Genomic segment of Peromyscus leucopus breed LL Stock chromosome 23, UCI_PerLeu_2.1, whole genome shotgun sequence:
AGTCTGAGTTATTCTGGTCAAAATGTCCTTGTGGGaagcccccaccccacacctgcaCTCTGTAGTGATGGACAGGTTCTGTGTTAAAGAGTCAACATGGATATGGCCCAAGTTCAACTCTTTCCAGAAcctttctgttcttcctgggtCCCCTGTTTCATGCCCCGccccattttacacacacacacacacacacacacacacacacacacacacacacacacttgagaacTCCCTCAATCATTTCTTCTTGGAATTCATTTGTCCTCAGTGTCCTCTACTCCCGCCTTTGAGTCCTTTGGCTCTCCCCAGATCACCACCAGTTCAACCTTTCTTACCTTCATCCTGGTCCGTCTCTGCGTGTGAATGTtggatttatttaaatattgactttagggggctggagagatgcctcggtggttaaaagcactttctgctctcgaagaggacctgagcttgtTTCCCTGCATCCACGTGTaagggctcacaaccacctataatgccAGCTCTGAAGGACCCAACTCCTCTTGCCTTTGTGGTCATTCTGTACTCACATACCCAtaccctgccccgccccccccagctgcataattaaaaacaataaaataaattttaagagacAAGATGACTTACTCTATAAGCAGTAGTCAGATGAAACCTAATTTTCTCTGATTCTGAGTCTATGTTTGTGTACCTCTCTGATTAGTTTATTCTGTTTCCCCTTAAGTACCAAGACTTCATTCACTCTGTTATCTGTCGTCCCCTTTCCCAGTCGTATGTTTCTCCCTCaaccttcccccttcccccagagAGTCTACCTTTCTGGCCCCTTTCCGCTACTTCCTAAACAGCCatcttgtcctcccccctcctgtGCCCCATCTCCAGTTCCTCTCCCAGCAGACCAGACCAGCTAAGTCCTGTTCCATTTTTAGCATACTATGACACTTAGATGTATGGTTCATAGCCTGAGTTGACACATACTAATCCCTTTGATGTCCCACTCACCAGACACACCCCATCTCTTCCATCCAACAAAGTGTTTACACACTACATATCACGTTCACAAATTTTTATGCGTAGAGCGAAACAAACGCCATTGGGAAAGATACTGGGGTCATCAGAGACCCTGAGGTATCTAACatgctgaaaaacaaacaaacaagcaaacacaacatTTTTTCTCTCCAATTCTGTAAGTCATGCACGTCTACCTCCCCATACTTTGTGAATTTCACTTTAAAGGATCTTTTTCCCCCAAATCATAGATGTAGATATGGGTGTCATCATCGAACTTGATGAAATGCGTGGGAGGTTCGGCTAGAACTTGGTGAATGATCCTGCCAATCTTTTTGGTTCCATCACCTTTGGAGTACCTCACACATCGACCTATCAAGTTGCTACTTCTGATGTCACCTCTGCCTGTGGACAGTCGGGTATGATGTGGAGGTTACCGTCAATGTAATCATCCAGGAGTGGGTACATGTACAAGACCGGATCTCTCTCATAGGTAATGTAAAACCAGGCCTTGGTGATGGGCACCTGGGCTAGGACGACCCCCCTCCACTCATCCTGAGAGCCATTTTTGCCCTCAAATTCATGTTCCACTGCTCTGCCAACTATGGTCCTTATGAGGTGGAAGCCTCTCACTTGAGGGAGTGATACtttctgaggcaggatcttaAGCTGTAAAATCCTTTGGTCACTGTGAAGCTCCAGGCCGTAGACACAATCAATCCCATCGTACTTCACCAAATAGAGAGAGGGATTTGTTGGCAGCTGATCTAGAACAATGGCATTCCAATGGGTGACTGGCTCATTACCTTCTTTCCACCCATGAGAAATTCTGCAGCCGACAATGTTCTCCAGGGCCTGGGAAGGCTTGCCTCTTTTCTGATTCTGGAGAGGTGGCCTGCCCCTCTTTTTCGGAGTCATCTTCCTTATGGCTGTAGACCTAGTGCGGTGGGCCACAGCACTCTTGGTCCATTGCCTTGTGGCTATCTTTCTATGCCTGGGCTTCATACTTGCCCACTGTCTGGTTTTGAAGAACTCGCCTGCTTAAACCAGACACACCGCTGTTGCCTCTGCCATACGAGTGCCTGCAAGAATAAGAAGGGGAGGATGCTGGGTCATGGCTCTTGTCCAGGAGAACTTTGGGGCAGGTGAAGAAGGCAGTGCTAAATGGGTTTGGATATCTAAATGTAATTTTGTTAgaagaaatgaatagaaaaattgaCACATGATTCTCTACAGCTTAGAATAACAATCTCGGAGATACATTCCTTCTGCCTGCAGGCAGTTTTCCTCTGCTGAGGAACCTCTTCCCTGACTGGCTAGGATAatggcgggtggtggtggtggtgggtggggtggggtgggtggtgggtggtgggtggtggggtggtatACCTGTCCCCAAAGTGAGCAAGCAGAAGGGAGGCAGAATAGCTAAGGAGCCAGAATGGTGGCCACACCTCTCTTTCACCCTCAAGCCACGAGTTAGGTGGCTGCACCCACGAATCCCTGCCCAGCGACATGGCACTCCTGTCCACTGGTCCTCTGTGTTGTGTCTCCTGATCCAGTCCCAGGTTTGTTACATAAAGCTGTTCAGAGTCTCCcattttaagagtcagaggcCACAAGCCCCAATTCAAAGGAAGACTCATTGGTCTAGGCAACAGCAGCCATTTAGAAAGAATGTGTATCTTCTAAAACACATCCGGACAAAGCGAAACTTTGTTATTTTAGCGGAATGATGAGTTTGATATTGTTAGCAAGGATAATAAACTTGGAAGAAGGACCGGCCTCATCATCCCCACAGCTACCAAACATGGGCGGCAGTAACCACATACAAGGACAAGCGTTTTCAAGGAAAACTCTTAACTTTTCGGGACTACAGAGGTCCCAGTTACTTCATAAACATATTTACCCAAAGAAAACGTCCTAGTTGTCCAGATTCTGTCTTCTGAAAACGTTCAGGCGCCAAAAGGCTCTTGAACTGTGGGGTTCAAGCAGCTGAACTGGCTTCCTCGCACCACCGGGAAGATAGTGAACCCACCTTCCAGGGTCTAACGACCCTAGTGAAGCAGATGCGCAAACTCCGCCCACTGCTCTGTGACATCACCGAGTCTGCTTACGTCATAGAACCCCCCCCTCACCGGCCGGTTTCTTCCCTAGTTACAGAAAAGTCTGGCACCCCGGATCTAAAAACGCTTCTCATACAGCCGCTTGGAGACCCCAAATAAAGTCTCCGGTTTCTGAGTCACCAACGCACTTGATGGTTATTTTCCCAGCTCTCATCTTTCCCTTGCTTATCTTTAAGCCACTCTTCGTATCAGAAATGTTGCCAGCCTCGCGGAGGCAGCCCACTGGATAACACACCAAAATTAGCTTTATCAAAACCCGTAATTagaggatggccatttttactcaaACAAAGCTGGAATTTGACAGGATTAAATACCTTGTATTAAAGTCAATGGCAATCATGAATTATGGATCCTTTGCAAAGAGCGAGGAAAAATTAGGTCCTGGGCCTGCTTCCAAAGTCGGGGTAAACTCATGACAAACCCGATATCGACCAGTCATATTTTAAATGCCTTTAAAATTCACCAGCACTTCTGGTTACAAGGAATTTATTAGATCAAATGCAGTAAAACAGGATGAAATAGATGAggtaatttcatttttgaaataggGGCAGACAGAATACTGGATATAGGTAAATATACAATTTCCTTGCAAATTATAGAGGGCACTTTAATTGTTCATGCCACAAAGTTCTTCAGAACTCCGGAAGGatccttcccagcatcctcccctGTCCCCACTATGCCCtgtccatcctcctcttcctcttcccacataATTCTCTTCTACTTTAAtggcttaaattttttaattcatatatatattcagagcTTACTGACTTAACGGTACTTTGCAAGTCTGGCCACTTTTCTGAATGTAACTTcaccttttcttcattctctgtttTAAGTGTGTCCTCCCCTTTATGTGGCCACCTGCCATTATATGATTGTTGGTCCACCATAGGGCTGACCTCAATGTGGTTTTAACTTAAATGATATttccccttgttctccccttcatcttcctcctccaggcACCTGCTGAGATTTATAGCCCTGGGGATTTTTTAAAGACTAATACAATTGTCCTggggagcgcgcgcgcgcgcacacacacacacacacacacacacacacacacacaccccatgagagaaaacatttaatattttctaagaaCCATAAACAAATGAGAGAATTTTCAAAAGTTGAAGTACCAATAgccaataaatacaagaaaaatatgcTCATCGTAGCCaccaacttggagaggaaagaattCGTCTCACTTTACACTTCCAGGTACTAATCTGTTACtgagagaaactcaaggcaggaattgaagTGGAAAGCAtcaggaatgctgcttactggcttgcaatCCATGTTTCActcagctttctttccttttcctacaacccagggccacctgACTCTATCTATAGTGGGCTAGACTCTCCCATAGCTACcatcaaaaaatatataattccTCACAGATGTGGCCACAAGCCAATGTGATGGAGGCAATTTTTCATTTGATGTTTCTTCTTCCTAGATGTCTCTAGGTTGTGTTATATCGACAATACCAACTGACTAGGACCTCTGCACATCCATGTTGATGGTCACACTAGATGCTACCCACAATAGACAAGTCATGTGGTAACCGTAGCTGCCAATCACTGCatgaatggctaaagaaaatgtggtatatacacaatAGTGTATTTTTCATCTATGGATAAGAGTGAAGGGTTTTGTTCTCAGAAAACGGATGGAACAGGAAAGTATACTATGTTAAATAAAACAAGCCAAATTCAAAATGACATTTGTGAAATTAGAGTTAGTAAAGGACATTGAATAAAAGGGGGGTAtttaggaagagaaagggaaccaGTGGGGTGGGTGTTAAGGTGGACAAAG
This window contains:
- the LOC114710197 gene encoding LOW QUALITY PROTEIN: Y-linked testis-specific protein 1-like (The sequence of the model RefSeq protein was modified relative to this genomic sequence to represent the inferred CDS: inserted 1 base in 1 codon), translated to MKPRHRKIATRQWTKSAVAHRTRSTAIRKMTPKKRGRPPLQNQKRGKPSQALENIVGCRISHGWKEGNEPVTHWNAIVLDQLPTNPSLYLVKYDGIDCVYGLELHSDQRILQLKILPQKVSLPQVRGFHLIRTIVGRAVEHEFEGKNGSQDEWRGVVLAQVPITKAWFYITYERDPVLYMYPLLDDYIDGNLHIIPDCPQAEVTSXSSNLIGRCVRYSKGDGTKKIGRIIHQVLAEPPTHFIKFDDDTHIYIYDLGEKDPLK